A genomic segment from Chitinophaga niabensis encodes:
- a CDS encoding pirin family protein: MTKLRSVKTVLYADLKEAGDIPVRQPFPSVHADRIDPFLLLHHINIEVPAYMPPRHAGVAPHPHRGFSPVTFIFKGGVHHRDSRGNNSVVREGGTQWMHAGMGVIHSERPPDDIHETGGVQELLQLWVNSPASRKRDQPAYYPLHAADTPQLKSEDGLAVVHVVTGELLGTKGPIPTVTPVNTFTANIKKGGAFYFPIPATHHAFIYLLDGELKVEGASVYTAFHAVVFNEDGEGFKLIAEEDTRVFIASGEPLNEKVVAHGPYVMNTETEVLEAMRDFQMGKMGILIEE, from the coding sequence ATGACAAAACTCCGTAGTGTAAAAACGGTGCTGTACGCCGATCTGAAAGAAGCCGGCGATATACCTGTGCGTCAACCTTTTCCTTCTGTACATGCAGACAGGATAGATCCTTTCCTGTTATTACATCACATCAATATTGAAGTGCCCGCCTACATGCCGCCAAGGCATGCAGGCGTAGCGCCGCATCCGCACCGGGGATTCTCCCCCGTTACCTTTATTTTTAAGGGCGGTGTGCATCACCGGGACAGCCGCGGTAATAACAGCGTGGTGCGCGAAGGTGGCACACAGTGGATGCATGCAGGTATGGGTGTGATCCATAGTGAAAGGCCGCCGGACGATATTCATGAAACCGGCGGCGTACAGGAATTACTGCAGCTTTGGGTGAACTCGCCAGCCAGCCGTAAAAGGGACCAGCCTGCTTATTACCCGCTGCATGCGGCAGATACGCCGCAATTGAAAAGTGAGGACGGGCTGGCTGTTGTGCACGTGGTAACAGGAGAATTGCTGGGCACTAAAGGCCCTATCCCCACTGTAACGCCGGTGAACACTTTTACCGCAAACATAAAAAAAGGCGGCGCATTTTATTTCCCCATCCCGGCTACCCATCATGCATTCATCTACCTGCTGGACGGGGAGTTGAAAGTAGAAGGCGCCAGTGTATACACTGCCTTTCATGCCGTGGTGTTCAATGAGGATGGAGAAGGTTTTAAACTGATCGCAGAAGAAGATACACGGGTGTTCATTGCCAGCGGGGAACCGCTGAACGAAAAAGTAGTGGCGCACGGCCCTTATGTGATGAATACGGAAACCGAGGTTTTGGAAGCGATGCGTGATTTTCAGATGGGAAAAATGGGTATCTTGATAGAGGAATAA
- the bioA gene encoding adenosylmethionine--8-amino-7-oxononanoate transaminase: protein MQKSLSERDKAVIWHPYTQMQTAPAPIGIVRGEGALLFDENGNSYLDATSSWWVNIHGHAHPYITEKIAEQAAKLHHVIFAGYTHEPAVELAEKLLPVLPGSQQKLFYSDNGSTAVEVALKMTIQYWQNKGQVKTRILAFRNAYHGDTFGAMSVSARSVFTRAFDEYLFDVTFLDVPAPDNLEALKAAIDTHASDTAAFIFEPLVQGSGGMVMYDTACFDALLQHCRAHGILLIADEVMTGFGRTGTNFAMEQVQTPPDMITLSKGLTGGTIAMGVTTCTNEIYHAFLSTDKLKTLFHGHSYTANPLTCAIALASLELFLQPACRQERERINARHRAFAVELAYHPDVKNVRSLGTILAFEIVTGEADSYTNDLAGFLFKFFREKRVMLRPLGNTLYILPPYCITDEQLTEVYDSIYEMLAKYQEQWS, encoded by the coding sequence ATGCAAAAAAGTCTGAGTGAACGTGATAAAGCCGTGATCTGGCATCCATATACACAAATGCAAACAGCGCCGGCCCCTATCGGCATAGTACGGGGCGAAGGGGCGCTCCTTTTTGACGAAAACGGGAACAGTTACCTGGATGCCACCTCCAGCTGGTGGGTGAACATTCATGGTCATGCACATCCCTATATCACGGAAAAGATAGCCGAGCAGGCCGCAAAGCTGCATCATGTCATCTTTGCCGGTTATACCCATGAACCGGCGGTAGAACTGGCAGAAAAGCTGCTGCCTGTACTGCCCGGCTCCCAGCAGAAACTCTTTTATTCGGATAATGGCTCCACCGCGGTGGAAGTAGCCCTGAAAATGACCATCCAGTACTGGCAGAACAAAGGCCAGGTAAAGACCAGGATCCTGGCTTTCAGAAATGCTTACCATGGCGATACCTTCGGCGCCATGAGCGTGAGTGCCCGCAGCGTGTTCACACGGGCCTTTGATGAGTACCTGTTTGATGTCACCTTCCTGGATGTACCCGCACCGGATAATTTAGAAGCGCTCAAAGCAGCTATCGATACCCATGCTTCGGATACTGCTGCTTTCATTTTTGAACCGCTGGTACAGGGATCGGGGGGGATGGTGATGTACGATACGGCGTGTTTCGATGCCCTGCTGCAACATTGCCGTGCACACGGCATCCTGCTGATCGCGGATGAGGTAATGACCGGTTTCGGGCGCACAGGCACCAACTTTGCCATGGAACAGGTACAAACCCCGCCGGATATGATCACCCTTTCCAAAGGGCTTACAGGTGGCACCATTGCCATGGGTGTAACCACCTGCACCAATGAGATCTATCATGCATTTTTGTCCACGGACAAGCTAAAAACCCTCTTCCACGGCCATTCTTACACCGCTAATCCCTTAACCTGCGCAATAGCCCTGGCTAGCCTGGAATTATTCCTGCAGCCGGCATGCCGGCAGGAGCGGGAACGCATCAATGCCCGCCACCGCGCCTTTGCCGTAGAGCTGGCCTACCATCCTGATGTGAAAAACGTTCGTTCGCTGGGAACCATCCTTGCTTTTGAGATCGTTACGGGAGAAGCAGATAGTTATACCAACGACCTTGCGGGTTTCCTGTTTAAATTCTTCCGGGAAAAACGGGTGATGCTGCGGCCCCTGGGTAATACCCTGTATATCCTGCCGCCTTACTGCATCACGGATGAACAGTTAACGGAGGTGTACGACAGTATCTATGAAATGCTGGCAAAATACCAGGAACAATGGAGCTGA
- a CDS encoding DUF2911 domain-containing protein, producing MKSMLFALALLVTGSAVMAQNPPLSPRVTASGENVEIAYGQPSKKGRQIFPGLEAYGKVWRAGANKSTDITFKKDATFGGTKVKAGTYALFITPGEKEFTVILNSIPGQSGAFEYEKNKGSNVAEVKVPRQKTAATVEKLTFSFPKGHLQMEWDDTKISVPLKL from the coding sequence ATGAAAAGTATGTTATTTGCCCTGGCGTTACTGGTTACCGGCAGCGCCGTAATGGCCCAGAATCCTCCACTAAGTCCACGTGTTACTGCCTCCGGCGAAAACGTTGAGATCGCTTATGGCCAACCTTCAAAAAAGGGCCGCCAGATCTTCCCTGGTCTGGAAGCTTACGGAAAAGTATGGCGCGCGGGTGCTAACAAATCCACGGACATCACCTTCAAAAAAGATGCAACCTTTGGCGGCACTAAAGTGAAAGCTGGTACTTATGCTTTGTTCATCACTCCCGGTGAAAAAGAATTCACTGTGATCCTGAACAGCATCCCCGGCCAATCCGGTGCCTTTGAATATGAAAAGAACAAAGGCAGCAATGTTGCGGAAGTAAAAGTTCCCCGTCAGAAAACTGCGGCCACGGTAGAGAAACTGACCTTCTCTTTCCCTAAAGGCCATCTGCAGATGGAGTGGGACGATACTAAGATCTCCGTTCCCCTGAAGCTTTAA
- a CDS encoding DUF5009 domain-containing protein, whose amino-acid sequence MTATQRIAAIDITRALTMFLMIFVNDLWSLHDIPKWLEHTAAKEDGMGLADTVFPAFLFIVGMSIPYAISNRIKKGDTLWQLIRHVIERSVALLVMGLFFVNGENLHAEATGMPRGVWNIICCICFIFIWNQYPAKFPKTAQNVIKGVGIVTLLMMAWICRGGEGDEVQRFATYWWGILGLIGWAYLVSAMIYVLGKGSFVVNAVAWLLCLGYSMAVHGNVAPGIFGYIADGAMPALVLGGVLVSQIFRHYSTAGKWQSVIGVLSALAVVLLTAGFLTRPVWGISKIMATPSWVLICSAITIGVFIFTYWLADLQQKASWFKGIKAAGTDTLLCYLIPYFVYALFSLAHFSFPDMVSGGAIGIVRSLVFSFLMIQIAGWISKGGIRLKL is encoded by the coding sequence ATGACCGCAACACAACGCATTGCTGCTATCGACATAACCCGCGCACTTACTATGTTCCTGATGATATTCGTGAATGACCTCTGGTCCCTGCATGATATCCCCAAATGGCTGGAACATACTGCTGCAAAGGAAGATGGGATGGGCCTTGCGGACACTGTGTTCCCTGCATTCCTTTTTATTGTGGGCATGAGCATCCCTTACGCTATCAGCAACCGCATCAAAAAAGGCGATACTTTATGGCAATTGATCCGCCACGTGATAGAGCGCTCCGTAGCGCTGCTGGTAATGGGCCTTTTCTTTGTGAACGGAGAAAACCTGCATGCGGAAGCTACCGGTATGCCACGCGGCGTATGGAACATCATCTGCTGCATCTGTTTCATTTTCATCTGGAACCAATACCCCGCAAAGTTTCCTAAAACCGCGCAGAACGTGATCAAAGGCGTGGGTATTGTTACCCTGCTCATGATGGCCTGGATCTGCAGAGGCGGCGAAGGAGATGAGGTACAACGTTTCGCCACCTACTGGTGGGGTATCCTGGGATTGATCGGCTGGGCCTACCTGGTAAGTGCCATGATCTACGTGTTGGGGAAAGGCAGTTTTGTTGTGAACGCAGTGGCCTGGTTGCTGTGTTTAGGATATAGCATGGCCGTACACGGAAATGTGGCACCGGGGATCTTCGGATATATTGCAGACGGGGCTATGCCGGCACTGGTACTGGGCGGCGTACTGGTTTCCCAGATCTTCCGCCATTACAGCACTGCCGGCAAATGGCAATCCGTGATAGGTGTACTCAGTGCATTAGCTGTTGTATTACTCACCGCAGGATTTTTAACACGCCCTGTATGGGGTATCTCCAAGATCATGGCAACGCCCAGCTGGGTATTGATCTGCAGCGCTATCACCATTGGTGTGTTCATCTTCACCTACTGGCTGGCAGACCTGCAGCAGAAAGCATCCTGGTTCAAAGGCATCAAAGCAGCCGGTACCGATACCTTACTCTGTTATCTCATTCCTTATTTCGTATATGCCCTCTTTTCCCTTGCACATTTCAGCTTCCCGGATATGGTCTCCGGCGGTGCCATCGGCATCGTAAGATCGCTGGTATTCTCTTTCCTGATGATCCAGATAGCCGGATGGATCAGTAAAGGTGGAATCCGGTTGAAACTGTAA
- a CDS encoding (4Fe-4S)-binding protein — protein sequence MEAKLEYTNGEVTIVWQPRLCQHTGICARGLPAVFQPKDRPWIKMFAADTAALIAQVDKCPSGALSYYMNADKPDDKTP from the coding sequence ATGGAAGCAAAACTGGAATACACGAACGGGGAGGTCACCATCGTGTGGCAGCCCAGGCTCTGCCAGCATACCGGCATCTGCGCACGTGGCCTGCCGGCAGTATTTCAGCCGAAGGACAGGCCATGGATCAAGATGTTTGCCGCGGATACCGCTGCATTGATCGCCCAGGTAGATAAGTGTCCCTCCGGCGCTTTGAGTTATTATATGAATGCAGATAAACCAGATGACAAAACTCCGTAG
- a CDS encoding SRPBCC family protein, with the protein MRFVKMFLIAVLVFGSLIFILSLLFPATARMERSGSINAPLTTVYEEISNLQTWAAWNPWHPAYRKGVDVLQQYSKPPVGLGAWFTWSNTAGSTASGRVEIIAADSLKGITYNMTHPAMKPVKGFLELKPTVDGKGTAILWRLETNVGITPWWKLRGFLMDRMFGSSMEEGLNKLRDLCEKH; encoded by the coding sequence ATGCGATTTGTTAAAATGTTCCTGATTGCAGTGCTCGTTTTTGGTTCACTGATCTTTATCTTATCCTTATTATTTCCCGCTACTGCCAGAATGGAACGTTCCGGTTCCATCAATGCTCCCCTTACCACTGTGTATGAAGAGATCAGCAACCTGCAGACCTGGGCTGCCTGGAATCCCTGGCACCCTGCATACAGAAAAGGGGTGGATGTGCTGCAGCAATATTCAAAACCTCCCGTTGGCCTCGGCGCCTGGTTCACCTGGAGTAATACCGCCGGCAGTACGGCATCCGGCAGGGTTGAGATCATTGCAGCGGATTCACTGAAGGGCATTACCTACAATATGACCCATCCCGCCATGAAGCCGGTGAAAGGGTTCCTGGAACTCAAACCTACGGTAGATGGTAAAGGCACTGCTATCCTGTGGCGCCTGGAAACAAATGTGGGGATCACGCCCTGGTGGAAACTGCGCGGGTTCCTGATGGACCGGATGTTCGGTTCCTCTATGGAAGAAGGGCTGAATAAACTCCGCGATCTTTGCGAAAAGCATTGA
- a CDS encoding DNA alkylation repair protein, whose translation MTLQEVLDAIKAYGSASTKNTMMKHGCREPIYGAKVADLKVIQKKIKKDQALALALYESGVYEAMYLAGLVADGSAMTEKQLQHWVEHAKSPAISEYTVPWVTAEHPQAWKLGLKWIDSKDEQIACSGWNTLSGIASMKPDEELDIPKLKELLKRVETGIHTAPNRVRYAMNGFVIGVGTYVDVLNKEAIAVARKVGVVSVNMGDTACKVPAAEDYINASRNRPGGAKKKRTLKC comes from the coding sequence ATGACATTGCAGGAAGTTTTGGATGCTATCAAAGCTTACGGTAGTGCTTCCACTAAGAACACCATGATGAAACATGGTTGCCGGGAGCCTATTTACGGTGCTAAAGTGGCAGACCTGAAGGTGATACAGAAGAAGATCAAAAAAGATCAGGCGCTGGCCCTTGCATTGTACGAAAGTGGGGTGTATGAAGCCATGTACCTGGCCGGCCTGGTGGCAGACGGCAGTGCCATGACGGAGAAACAGTTACAGCATTGGGTAGAGCATGCAAAATCCCCGGCTATCAGCGAATACACCGTTCCCTGGGTAACAGCAGAACATCCGCAGGCCTGGAAGCTGGGATTGAAGTGGATAGATTCAAAAGATGAACAAATTGCCTGCAGCGGCTGGAATACGCTGAGCGGCATTGCATCCATGAAACCGGATGAGGAGCTGGATATTCCTAAGCTGAAAGAATTACTGAAACGCGTAGAAACAGGGATCCATACAGCCCCTAACAGGGTACGTTATGCGATGAACGGCTTTGTGATCGGCGTGGGCACCTATGTGGATGTTTTGAATAAAGAGGCCATTGCTGTGGCAAGGAAAGTAGGTGTTGTAAGCGTTAATATGGGCGATACAGCCTGTAAAGTGCCTGCGGCGGAAGATTATATCAATGCTTCCCGAAACCGGCCAGGCGGGGCTAAAAAGAAGAGGACCCTCAAGTGTTAA
- a CDS encoding SRPBCC family protein: MQQALYIIIGALIVLVLGLFIFSFYLPSLVKVERSQFIKAPADRIFDQVNALRNWPLWSPWHGYDPQMKLAYHVKDTGAGAGYSWESQHRKVGKGSLIITESRLNEYIATEMNFMQQGTAKAMFRFDTVAEGTRVTWGMEADMGQNPVRKLMGKMMDKWVGGDFEKGLQNLKRLTEATA, from the coding sequence ATGCAACAAGCCTTATATATTATTATTGGGGCCTTGATAGTGCTTGTGTTAGGTTTATTCATCTTTTCCTTCTATTTACCTTCTCTTGTAAAGGTGGAACGCTCTCAGTTCATCAAAGCACCGGCAGACAGGATCTTTGATCAGGTGAATGCATTGCGCAACTGGCCTTTATGGTCGCCCTGGCATGGATATGATCCGCAGATGAAACTGGCCTATCATGTAAAAGATACCGGCGCAGGCGCAGGTTATTCCTGGGAAAGCCAGCATCGTAAAGTAGGGAAGGGGAGCCTTATTATCACGGAATCGCGTTTGAATGAGTATATTGCCACCGAAATGAATTTTATGCAGCAGGGAACGGCCAAAGCCATGTTCCGTTTTGATACGGTAGCTGAAGGCACAAGGGTTACCTGGGGCATGGAAGCGGATATGGGACAGAACCCTGTTCGTAAACTGATGGGAAAGATGATGGATAAATGGGTAGGCGGTGATTTTGAAAAAGGACTGCAGAACCTCAAACGATTAACTGAAGCCACGGCTTAA
- a CDS encoding aldose 1-epimerase family protein: MLEIANEYLQVKISPAGAELQSIIRKDNQLEYLWSGDPAFWGKKSPVLFPIVGGLKENTYQYKEQHYQLGRHGFARDMAFNVTEHTATSITFNIQDNDLTLLKYPFPFSLNIRYSIKDATLMVGYEVQNMGEETMYFSIGAHPAFKVPLVNGTAFEDYSLHFSDPETAPLWLLSSAGIVSDQPSPYLDNTTELPLRKSLFYNDALVFKHLASTAISIRSDKTPHGLTVHFPGFPYMGIWNARDADFVCIEPWYGIADHENATGKLEEKEGIMALSPEQIFSSQWSAVFF, translated from the coding sequence ATGTTGGAAATAGCAAATGAATACCTGCAGGTAAAGATCAGCCCGGCGGGCGCAGAACTGCAAAGCATTATCCGGAAAGACAATCAGCTGGAGTATCTCTGGAGCGGTGATCCCGCATTCTGGGGAAAGAAGAGCCCTGTGCTCTTCCCTATCGTCGGTGGATTAAAAGAAAATACTTATCAGTATAAAGAACAGCATTACCAGCTGGGAAGGCATGGTTTTGCACGGGACATGGCATTCAACGTTACAGAACATACTGCAACAAGCATCACCTTCAATATACAGGATAATGATCTCACCCTGCTGAAATATCCTTTTCCTTTCAGCCTCAACATCCGTTACAGCATAAAGGATGCTACCCTCATGGTTGGATATGAAGTACAGAATATGGGAGAAGAAACCATGTATTTTTCCATTGGCGCGCATCCTGCATTTAAAGTGCCCCTGGTGAACGGTACTGCTTTCGAAGATTACAGCCTGCATTTCAGCGATCCGGAAACAGCGCCGCTATGGCTGTTGTCCTCCGCCGGCATTGTCAGCGATCAGCCCAGCCCTTACCTCGATAATACAACAGAACTGCCGCTGCGTAAATCCCTGTTCTATAATGATGCGCTGGTGTTCAAACACCTGGCTTCCACTGCTATCTCCATCAGGAGTGATAAAACACCGCATGGTTTAACCGTGCATTTCCCCGGTTTCCCTTATATGGGTATCTGGAATGCAAGGGATGCAGACTTTGTTTGCATTGAACCCTGGTATGGCATTGCTGATCACGAAAATGCAACGGGCAAACTGGAGGAGAAAGAAGGGATCATGGCCCTTTCGCCGGAGCAGATCTTTTCTTCACAGTGGTCTGCCGTGTTCTTTTAG
- a CDS encoding GNAT family N-acetyltransferase, which produces MDTKLLEVKDNVNARQFEVKIDGLLAKVEYMMGGNKIFLTHTEVPPALEGKGIASALVERVLEIIEERKLKMVPLCPYVATYLRKHPEWKRLLAHGINV; this is translated from the coding sequence ATGGATACGAAGCTGTTGGAAGTAAAAGATAATGTGAATGCCAGGCAATTTGAAGTGAAAATTGACGGGTTGCTGGCAAAAGTAGAGTATATGATGGGTGGAAATAAGATCTTCCTCACACATACGGAAGTTCCCCCAGCCCTGGAAGGCAAGGGTATTGCCTCAGCACTTGTAGAGCGGGTGCTGGAAATTATCGAAGAGCGGAAATTAAAGATGGTGCCCCTTTGCCCCTATGTGGCCACTTACCTGCGTAAACACCCGGAATGGAAGCGGTTGCTGGCACACGGTATTAATGTATAG
- the sppA gene encoding signal peptide peptidase SppA: MRSFLKFFFASFLALIFFSVIAFFFVLMIAVRMTSDKKVVVGSNAVLVIDLNDHYAEQRIQTPLRALAGEGAGSNPGLYDAVRLIRQAATDDNVKGIYLKADGSGNGHASSEEIRRAIVDFSKSKKFVYAYGEMISQNAYFLASAANKVYLHPKGGIDFSGYAITMMYLKGTLEKLEIQPQIFYNGKFKSATEPLRETKMTEANRIQTTVFLGELYGDFLMKVGASRGIDTATLHQYANAGTIQYPEDALKYKLVDGLKYDDQVMDEIKQKLNLKGDDKVNFIALNRYDEAKAGYEGNGNIALIYAEGDIVSGSADKAIASEDYIKTIREARQDNDVKAIVFRVNSPGGSALASEGIWRELTLARKAKPVIVSMGDYAASGGYYISCMADSIFAEPTTLTGSIGVFAILPNMQAFFNNKLGITFDGVKTGEYADLGTTSRPLTEKEKFMVQRSVDTIYATFKHRVTEGRKLEATVVDSIAQGRVWTGIQAQRMGLVDRLGGIDDAVNCAARMANVADVKIVSFPKQKDPYQQLLKSLGGVRASMVKEELGEHYQLYQTIKELKKLTGEIQAKLPYNLTIQ, translated from the coding sequence ATGCGCAGTTTCTTAAAGTTTTTCTTTGCTTCCTTCCTGGCCCTCATTTTTTTTAGCGTTATAGCTTTCTTTTTCGTGCTGATGATCGCCGTGAGAATGACTTCCGATAAAAAAGTAGTAGTAGGCTCCAATGCGGTCCTGGTCATTGACCTGAACGATCATTACGCAGAACAACGTATACAAACTCCCTTACGTGCTTTGGCAGGAGAAGGGGCTGGTTCAAATCCCGGCCTGTACGACGCTGTTCGCCTGATCAGGCAGGCTGCCACAGACGATAATGTGAAAGGTATTTACCTGAAGGCGGATGGCAGCGGCAACGGGCATGCTTCCAGCGAAGAGATCCGCCGTGCTATCGTTGATTTCAGCAAGAGTAAGAAATTCGTATATGCTTATGGAGAAATGATCTCCCAGAACGCCTATTTCCTGGCGTCTGCAGCAAATAAAGTATACCTGCACCCAAAAGGCGGGATCGACTTCAGCGGTTATGCCATTACCATGATGTACCTGAAGGGTACGCTGGAGAAGCTGGAGATCCAGCCACAGATCTTCTATAACGGGAAGTTCAAAAGTGCTACGGAACCTTTACGCGAAACTAAAATGACGGAGGCCAACCGCATCCAGACGACCGTTTTCCTCGGTGAGCTGTATGGCGATTTCCTGATGAAAGTAGGCGCTTCCCGCGGGATTGATACTGCTACCTTACATCAATATGCCAATGCCGGTACCATTCAGTACCCGGAGGATGCGTTGAAATATAAACTGGTGGACGGGCTCAAATACGACGACCAGGTGATGGATGAGATCAAACAAAAGCTGAACCTGAAGGGAGATGATAAAGTGAATTTCATTGCACTGAACAGGTACGACGAAGCAAAAGCCGGTTACGAAGGCAATGGGAACATTGCCCTGATCTATGCGGAAGGGGATATTGTGAGCGGTTCTGCAGACAAGGCGATTGCCAGCGAAGATTATATCAAAACTATCCGCGAAGCCCGCCAGGATAATGATGTGAAAGCCATCGTGTTCCGTGTAAACTCTCCCGGTGGCAGCGCACTGGCATCAGAAGGGATCTGGCGGGAACTGACGCTGGCCCGCAAAGCCAAACCGGTGATCGTTTCCATGGGTGATTATGCTGCCTCCGGCGGTTATTATATTTCCTGCATGGCGGATTCTATTTTCGCAGAGCCCACCACGCTTACCGGTTCCATCGGCGTTTTTGCGATATTACCGAATATGCAGGCTTTCTTCAATAACAAGCTCGGGATCACCTTTGACGGAGTGAAAACGGGTGAGTATGCGGACCTTGGTACTACCAGCCGCCCGCTCACAGAAAAAGAGAAGTTTATGGTACAGCGTTCTGTGGATACCATTTACGCTACTTTCAAACACCGGGTAACAGAAGGCCGTAAGCTGGAAGCAACGGTGGTAGACAGTATTGCACAGGGCCGTGTATGGACCGGTATCCAGGCACAGCGGATGGGCCTGGTGGACCGCCTGGGTGGAATTGACGATGCGGTGAACTGTGCTGCGCGTATGGCGAATGTAGCAGATGTGAAGATCGTTTCATTCCCCAAACAGAAAGATCCCTATCAGCAGTTGCTGAAGAGCCTCGGCGGCGTACGTGCCAGCATGGTAAAGGAAGAGCTGGGAGAACATTACCAGTTGTACCAGACCATTAAAGAACTGAAGAAATTAACGGGAGAGATCCAGGCGAAACTGCCTTATAATCTAACGATACAATAA
- a CDS encoding ABC transporter permease, with the protein MAVKYNQWKAMWAITKASIKAIFRSPSAVVFSLAFPLVFILVFGFIGGRGVSVKVGIDHASDTANGIYAQLKEDKSIRLVTSTPKEQMEDDLRKGRLAAILRIDASKPAVLPEYKVHVKTSTAGGEKTGLLFNILTNSIHNLDDKAYPRPTVAEIIPEEVPGRAYKTIDFILPGQLGFSLLSAAVFGTAFLFFSLRQTLVLKRFFATPINRLYIILGEALARLLFQSFGSVIIIGIGYFCFGFTLINGFATFLEMLLLCLFGLIVFMGFGFIVSGIAKTESTIPPLANIVTLPQFLLAGTFFSVDVFPAWLQPICKIMPLTYLNDALRKIAFEGLHLWNVGPQLGVLCIWGVVVYAVAIKVFKWE; encoded by the coding sequence ATGGCGGTGAAATATAATCAGTGGAAGGCAATGTGGGCTATCACAAAGGCGAGTATCAAAGCAATATTCCGCAGCCCCTCGGCTGTGGTGTTCAGCCTGGCTTTTCCGCTGGTGTTTATATTGGTGTTCGGTTTCATCGGGGGAAGAGGTGTTTCCGTGAAGGTGGGTATCGATCATGCTTCTGATACCGCTAATGGCATCTATGCCCAACTGAAGGAGGATAAGAGTATCCGGCTGGTCACCAGCACACCAAAGGAGCAAATGGAAGATGATCTGCGCAAAGGACGGCTGGCAGCTATCCTTCGTATAGATGCATCAAAACCGGCTGTGCTGCCTGAATATAAAGTGCATGTGAAAACCTCTACTGCCGGCGGTGAAAAAACCGGCCTGTTATTCAATATCTTAACCAACAGCATCCACAACCTGGATGATAAAGCTTATCCCAGGCCCACCGTAGCTGAGATCATACCGGAAGAGGTGCCTGGCCGTGCGTACAAGACCATTGATTTCATCCTTCCAGGGCAATTAGGTTTTTCCCTGCTGAGCGCTGCGGTGTTCGGTACGGCATTCCTCTTCTTTAGTTTACGCCAGACCCTGGTGCTCAAACGTTTTTTTGCTACGCCTATCAACCGTTTATATATCATCCTCGGTGAAGCATTGGCGCGGTTGCTGTTCCAGTCTTTCGGTTCTGTGATCATCATCGGTATTGGTTACTTCTGTTTCGGTTTCACGCTGATCAATGGTTTTGCCACTTTCCTGGAAATGTTACTGCTTTGTTTATTTGGCCTGATCGTATTCATGGGTTTTGGCTTCATTGTAAGCGGTATTGCCAAAACGGAAAGCACCATCCCGCCTTTAGCCAATATTGTTACCTTACCGCAGTTCCTGCTGGCAGGCACTTTCTTTTCTGTGGATGTATTCCCTGCCTGGCTGCAACCTATTTGTAAGATCATGCCGCTCACTTATCTCAACGATGCTTTGCGCAAAATAGCTTTTGAAGGGCTGCATCTCTGGAATGTAGGGCCGCAATTAGGGGTATTGTGCATCTGGGGTGTGGTGGTATATGCGGTGGCCATCAAAGTTTTCAAATGGGAATAA